Proteins co-encoded in one Novosphingobium sp. PP1Y genomic window:
- a CDS encoding pitrilysin family protein has translation MRGLLIALLLLLPAPLAARENTPPRDDTSWAFEASDIPLDPDYRFGRLANGMRYVVRHNATPAGTGVVRMLVEAGSLDESDSEQGYAHFVEHMAFNGSKRVPEGEMIPLLERDGLAFGADTNASTSFDRTIYKLDLPRSDSTLLDTALMLMRQTASELTISQGAVERERGVVLSEMRDRNTFGFRNAVDGLKFFYPGSLYANRLPIGTTQTLNAATSQSLRAFYHREYVPAHVTVVVVGDFDIDEMVAGIQRHFGDWQAEPSEPQPDAGPIRAKDKSRTEIYVDPALSERITALRNGPWLYEPDSVKQRQENLLRSIGYDIVNRRLQRLSRQASPPFRGAGFGTGDVFETARSTRLIVDTVDGKWHEGLQAAVAEYRRALAYGFASSEVAEQVVSIRNTLVDALGSADTRSNPALAESALALVTDRTVPSTPETVLQRFEAFAPQITPEAVLAALEREAIPLRKPLLRFEGRIAPEGGGEALRDSWKQAMKAPVERSETTALSDFGYTDFGAPGEVVSDRIGPELGIREIRFANGVMLNLKRTDIERDKVRVSISIDGGDKLDTRSDPLATEMVSYLDEGGLGKHSRDDLDTIFAGRTVGFGLTSADASFDGRYQTTPRDLELQLDLIAALITDPGYRPEGAVQYRQQVNNYFAQLRATPASALSADLGAILSDKDPRFSLQPVDAYRHRTFDELKRDIGDRLAHGAIELGIVGDIDEDKAIALVAQTLGALPPREAAFRDYANQPPRTFTPDREPRVLRHTGASDQALLRLTFPTRDDSDPQQTLELELLERVMRIELTDELREALGKTYSPSASSKLSREWKGYGTFSINASVDVADVAATRKAIHKVLAALSSAPVSDDILTRARQPLYEAFQNALKSNTGWLSLVDRAQSESDRIDRFVKARERLMALTAADVEATAKRYLQPDAGVEVLVLPEGVDPPKP, from the coding sequence ATGAGAGGACTCCTGATTGCGCTTCTCCTGCTCCTGCCGGCCCCGCTGGCAGCCCGGGAGAACACGCCCCCCCGCGACGACACTTCCTGGGCCTTCGAGGCCAGCGACATTCCGCTCGATCCGGACTATCGCTTTGGGCGCCTCGCCAACGGCATGCGTTACGTCGTCCGGCACAATGCCACCCCTGCCGGGACCGGCGTGGTGCGCATGCTGGTCGAAGCCGGCTCGCTCGACGAAAGCGACAGCGAACAGGGCTACGCCCACTTCGTGGAGCACATGGCCTTCAACGGCAGCAAGCGCGTGCCCGAAGGCGAGATGATTCCCCTGCTCGAGCGCGATGGCCTCGCCTTCGGCGCGGACACCAATGCCTCGACCAGCTTCGACCGCACGATCTACAAGCTGGACCTGCCGCGCAGCGATTCCACCCTGCTCGACACGGCGCTGATGCTCATGCGCCAGACCGCCAGCGAACTGACCATCTCGCAGGGCGCAGTAGAGCGCGAGCGCGGCGTCGTTCTGTCCGAGATGCGCGATCGCAACACCTTCGGTTTTCGCAATGCGGTCGACGGGCTGAAGTTCTTCTACCCCGGCTCGCTCTATGCCAATCGCCTGCCGATCGGCACGACACAGACACTCAATGCCGCCACGTCTCAAAGCCTGCGCGCCTTCTACCACCGCGAGTATGTGCCTGCGCACGTTACCGTTGTCGTCGTAGGGGATTTCGACATCGACGAGATGGTCGCCGGTATACAGCGCCATTTCGGAGACTGGCAGGCCGAACCGTCCGAGCCGCAGCCCGATGCCGGACCGATTCGGGCGAAAGACAAGAGCCGCACGGAAATCTACGTCGACCCTGCCCTTTCCGAGCGGATAACCGCGCTGCGCAACGGCCCCTGGCTCTACGAACCCGACAGCGTGAAGCAGCGGCAGGAAAACCTGCTGCGCTCGATCGGCTACGACATCGTCAATCGCCGCCTCCAGCGCCTCTCGCGTCAGGCGTCCCCGCCTTTCCGAGGCGCAGGGTTCGGCACCGGCGACGTTTTTGAAACCGCGCGCTCGACGCGCCTCATAGTCGATACCGTCGACGGCAAGTGGCACGAGGGACTTCAGGCCGCCGTAGCTGAATATCGCCGCGCCCTCGCCTACGGTTTTGCCTCCTCCGAAGTCGCCGAGCAGGTGGTCTCGATCCGCAACACCCTGGTCGATGCCCTGGGCTCGGCCGACACGCGCAGCAACCCCGCGCTCGCCGAGTCCGCGCTGGCGCTCGTCACCGACCGGACAGTGCCCTCCACGCCCGAAACCGTGCTGCAACGCTTCGAGGCCTTTGCGCCGCAGATAACCCCCGAAGCCGTCCTCGCCGCGCTTGAGCGCGAAGCGATCCCGCTCAGGAAACCGCTTTTGCGTTTCGAAGGCCGGATCGCGCCCGAAGGCGGCGGCGAAGCGCTGCGGGATAGCTGGAAACAGGCGATGAAGGCCCCGGTCGAGCGCAGCGAAACCACCGCGCTCAGCGATTTCGGCTACACCGACTTCGGCGCTCCGGGAGAAGTGGTCAGCGACCGGATCGGGCCCGAACTCGGCATCCGCGAGATCCGCTTCGCCAATGGCGTAATGCTCAATCTCAAGCGCACCGACATCGAAAGGGACAAGGTGCGCGTCAGCATCAGCATCGATGGCGGCGACAAGCTCGATACCAGGAGCGACCCGCTGGCGACGGAAATGGTCTCCTATCTCGACGAAGGCGGGCTCGGGAAGCACAGCCGCGACGATCTCGACACGATCTTCGCCGGACGGACTGTCGGCTTCGGCCTCACCAGCGCGGATGCAAGCTTCGACGGACGCTACCAGACCACGCCGCGTGACCTCGAGCTGCAGCTTGACCTCATCGCCGCGCTCATCACCGACCCCGGCTATCGCCCGGAGGGCGCGGTGCAGTACCGCCAACAGGTGAACAACTATTTCGCCCAGCTGCGGGCCACCCCGGCTTCGGCCCTGAGCGCGGACCTCGGCGCGATCCTTTCGGACAAGGATCCGCGCTTCAGCCTGCAGCCGGTCGACGCCTATCGCCACCGCACTTTCGACGAACTCAAGCGCGACATCGGCGACAGACTTGCCCACGGCGCCATCGAACTGGGCATCGTCGGCGACATCGACGAGGACAAGGCTATCGCTCTTGTCGCCCAAACGCTGGGGGCGCTGCCGCCGCGCGAAGCGGCATTCCGCGACTATGCGAACCAGCCGCCGCGCACCTTCACGCCAGATCGGGAACCGCGCGTCCTGCGACACACCGGCGCATCCGACCAGGCATTGCTGCGGTTGACCTTCCCCACCCGCGACGACAGCGACCCGCAGCAGACGCTCGAGCTGGAACTGCTCGAACGGGTCATGCGCATCGAGCTGACCGACGAATTGCGCGAAGCGCTGGGCAAGACCTATTCGCCTTCGGCCAGCAGCAAGCTCTCGCGCGAGTGGAAGGGATACGGCACGTTCTCGATCAACGCCTCGGTCGACGTGGCGGATGTCGCGGCGACCCGCAAGGCGATCCACAAGGTTCTCGCCGCACTAAGCTCGGCACCGGTCAGCGACGACATCCTGACCCGGGCGCGCCAACCGCTCTACGAAGCCTTCCAGAACGCCTTGAAGTCAAACACCGGGTGGCTCTCGCTGGTCGATCGCGCCCAGTCGGAAAGCGACCGGATCGACCGCTTCGTCAAGGCGCGCGAGCGCCTGATGGCGCTCACCGCCGCCGATGTCGAGGCGACGGCCAAGCGCTACCTCCAACCGGATGCCGGCGTGGAAGTGCTGGTCCTTCCGGAAGGCGTCGATCCGCCCAAGCCCTGA
- the purC gene encoding phosphoribosylaminoimidazolesuccinocarboxamide synthase, whose product MSRRRQIYEGKAKILYEGPEPGTLIQYFKDDATAFNAQKKGTIQGKGVINNRISEYVFTRLNHIGVPNHFIRRLNMREQLVRQVEIIPIEVVVRNVAAGSISKRLGIPEGEPLPHTLIEYYYKDDALGDPLIAEEHIACFGWANNEEMQDISAMAIRVNDFMCGMFAAINIRLVDFKLEFGRIWDGDYSRVILADEISPDGCRLWDMATGEKLDKDRFRRDLGGEEEAYQEVARRLGLLQDDNGPSEVFDLSKHRKLRGK is encoded by the coding sequence ATGTCCCGTCGCCGCCAGATCTACGAAGGCAAGGCCAAGATCCTTTATGAGGGCCCCGAGCCCGGCACGCTGATCCAGTACTTCAAGGACGATGCCACTGCGTTCAATGCGCAGAAGAAGGGCACGATCCAGGGCAAGGGCGTGATCAACAACCGCATCAGCGAGTATGTCTTCACGCGCCTCAACCATATCGGCGTTCCCAACCACTTCATCCGCCGCCTCAACATGCGCGAGCAGCTCGTGCGCCAGGTCGAGATCATTCCGATCGAGGTCGTCGTGCGCAACGTGGCCGCTGGTTCGATCTCCAAGCGTCTCGGCATTCCCGAGGGCGAACCGCTGCCCCACACGCTGATCGAGTACTACTACAAGGACGACGCGCTGGGCGATCCGCTGATCGCCGAAGAGCACATCGCGTGCTTCGGCTGGGCCAACAACGAGGAGATGCAGGACATCTCCGCCATGGCCATCCGCGTGAACGATTTCATGTGCGGCATGTTCGCGGCGATCAACATCCGCCTCGTGGACTTCAAGCTCGAGTTCGGACGCATCTGGGACGGCGACTACAGCCGCGTGATCCTCGCCGACGAAATCAGCCCCGACGGCTGCCGCCTGTGGGACATGGCAACCGGCGAAAAGCTGGACAAGGACCGCTTCCGCCGCGACCTCGGCGGTGAGGAAGAAGCCTACCAGGAAGTCGCGCGCCGCCTCGGCCTGCTGCAGGACGATAACGGCCCGAGCGAAGTCTTCGATCTCTCGAAGCACCGCAAGCTGCGCGGCAAGTAA
- a CDS encoding MaoC/PaaZ C-terminal domain-containing protein, protein MKTNTADAVQDWIAQSLGRTYVSDWLTVDQSMISRFADVTQDWTFLHVDEDAARSVGLEGTIAHGFLSLSLLSVLLESAQTPRLPGITKGFNYGLDRVRFLEPVSSGARVRGHFSVAEIVGTGPGRYRQTLKVSVEIEGRVRPALVADWLIMAMT, encoded by the coding sequence TTGAAGACGAACACCGCCGATGCCGTGCAAGACTGGATCGCGCAAAGCCTAGGCAGGACATACGTTTCCGACTGGCTGACCGTCGACCAGTCGATGATATCCAGGTTTGCCGATGTCACGCAGGACTGGACGTTCCTGCATGTGGACGAAGATGCGGCGCGGTCGGTCGGGTTGGAAGGCACCATCGCTCATGGCTTTCTCTCGCTCTCGCTGCTTTCGGTCCTTCTGGAAAGCGCGCAGACGCCCAGGCTTCCAGGGATTACCAAGGGGTTCAACTATGGGCTTGATCGCGTGCGCTTTCTCGAGCCGGTTTCGTCCGGGGCCCGGGTACGCGGTCATTTCAGCGTTGCGGAGATTGTCGGGACGGGCCCGGGCCGGTATCGCCAGACCCTCAAGGTCAGTGTCGAGATCGAGGGGCGGGTGCGACCGGCGCTTGTGGCAGACTGGCTGATCATGGCAATGACCTGA